CGGAGCCCTCTTGATTCTGGATGAAGTGCAAACAGGAATGGGCCGAACGGGAAAGCTGTTCGCCTTTGAGCACGCAAACGTCAGACCCGACATTCTCGTTCTTGGCAAAGCTCTTGGGGGCGGTCTACTCCCGATTGGCGCAACTCTGTTTCGAGAAGGACTCTTTCGCAAAGCCTACGGGAACTTCCTTTCCTGCGAAGCTCACAATTCCACGTTTGGAGGAAATGCGCTCACCTGTACGGTTGCTATGGAAGTATTGCGTATCCTTGGCGATTCTGATTTCCTGCAAAATGTGCAGAGTCGCTCCTTCCATCTTCAATCGTTGCTCGAACAGCATTTGCGAAATCATCCACTGGTTGAAAGGATTTATCTGCAGGGTCTTTTGGGTGGGATCACACTTCGTGAAGTAGATCATCCCTGGTTTTCCTGGAAGAGCTTTGGATTGGAAGGCCTGGATCATTTACCGGTCACCGGACCGCTGCTCGTTCATCGAATGCACAGGCGAAAGTTTTTGACGCAGATCTGCGCTCATCATTGGAACACTTTGCGCATCGAGCCACCACTGATTGTGAGTCCAGGTGAATGTGAGCGTTTTGTTTCGGCTCTTTCAGAAGAATTAAACTGGATCGTCTCGAATTCATGAAGCTGCTGGAAGGTAAACGCGCTCTAATCACAGGCGGATCCCGTGGGTTGGGACGAGCGCTTTGCGCACAGCTATCGTTGGACGGTGCGGATGTAGCTTTCAACTATTCTTCCGACAAAGAGGGCGCGGCAGAAACAGCCGGAGCGGTTGAAAAAAACGGACGCAAATCGCTTAATTTTCAAATATCCATTCTTGATGCGCCCGGCTTGAATGGCATGGTCAAAGAAATTGAACAACAGTGGGGTGGCATCGACATTCTCATCAACAACGCTGGAATCAGTCAACCTCTGCCAATTGCTCTGATGGAAGAGTCGGATTGGGATTCCGTGATCGATGTGAACGCAAAAGGACAATTCCTTGCGGCCCGCGCTGTGTTGAAAGGAATGATCCGCAGAAGAAACGGCGCAATCTTGAATATCGGTTCGCTCGCAGGTGTTCGTTTGCTCGAAGCACCGGTTCACTATTCCGCGAGTAAAGCCGCTGTGAAAGGTTTTACCGAGGCGCTTTCGAAGGAAGTTGCGCGCTACAAGATTCGCGTGAATTGCCTCGCTCCCGGTTTGCTGGAAGAAGGAGTCGCACAGAATCTGCCCGAACACCGTTTGCGTGAGTATTTAAAACATGTTGCTCTTCATAGAAAAGGAACAC
This sequence is a window from bacterium. Protein-coding genes within it:
- a CDS encoding SDR family oxidoreductase; the protein is MKLLEGKRALITGGSRGLGRALCAQLSLDGADVAFNYSSDKEGAAETAGAVEKNGRKSLNFQISILDAPGLNGMVKEIEQQWGGIDILINNAGISQPLPIALMEESDWDSVIDVNAKGQFLAARAVLKGMIRRRNGAILNIGSLAGVRLLEAPVHYSASKAAVKGFTEALSKEVARYKIRVNCLAPGLLEEGVAQNLPEHRLREYLKHVALHRKGTLEEVAKFVAFLVSDRNSYMNGATIIMDGGL